DNA sequence from the Caretta caretta isolate rCarCar2 chromosome 23, rCarCar1.hap1, whole genome shotgun sequence genome:
GAAGAACATGCAGGTGCTGGGGTCCTTGTAGCGCTCCAGCAGGCCCGAGACGGTGGGGGCGTGGAAGACGCCGGGGTCGTGCACGTCGAAGCTGAAGTTATAATTCCACTGCTCGACGCGGGCGTGGAGCGAGCGGCCGTACCGCCGGAAGCTGACCGAGAAGAGATAATCCTCCTGGGCCGAATCCCGCAGCAGGAAGGTCCCTTCCGGCTTCCCCTCCAGCAGGGCCTCGGCCTGGTAGCGATCCATCACCCCCCAGTAGCAGGCCAGCCGGGTCAGCTGCAGCAGATCCGGCACCAGGCAGTGGATGTAGTCGATCTGGGTGTGAACGCGGAGCTCCGGTTCGGGGGccgccaccacctcctcctcctcttcctcctggggGGCCAGGGTGGCCCGGTTGTCCCCGGCCAGTTCGTTCATGCCGGGGGCCAGCTTGGGCCCCAATTTGTAGAGCGGGTTGATCTGCGCCCTGGCCTCGAAGGTGTGGATCATGGCGTCCGGGGGCGGCTCCACCCCCTGCTCGATGCTGATGCGCCTCCTCTCCCGCAGCCGGTCGTCCTCGTCCTctgccggccccgccccgccgcaAGCCAGGCCCTCCTGGGCCGAGACGGGGGCCGTGTGCTGCTTGATGAGGTTCCACTTGCGGGCCAGCTCCGAGCCGGGCGGGAAGGGGCAGGTCTCCAGCATCAGCTCCCGCAGGTGGATCTTGCGCTGGGAGGGGGAGAACTCCGGGGCGCGGGGCCCGCCGGGCCCCTTGATGGGGAAACACTGGCCCACCGCGTCCCGGATCCTCTGCCGCAGCGAGCGCCCCGACCCCCGGCCCGGCTCTGCCCCCTCTGGGTCCCGCCCCGCCGGGGTCTCCGGGAGCTTTGCCCGCCTGCGTCCGCTGCGCCGGCCCCCGGCCTCGCCTGACCTTTCCTTGGGCCGGGCCGCTTGGTCCGGCCCCTCTCCGGCCTGGGACATGACGGGGCCGAGGGCTCAGAGGACTCGGGAAGGTGTCAGGGGGCCCGGCTGGGACCGGAAGATGGCTGGGGGGTCTCTGCTGGGGTGGGGCGACCCCAGCTCACTCATGGTGGGGACGGGGAGCATCCGGCCTGCACTGAAGGGAGAGAGTTCGTTAGAGCCCAGACCCAGGctgtgtcccccaccccaccgctgGGACCCCCGGACCCCTGCATCctaccccagaagtggctgcgtCTCAGGGCCGGGCAATGGATCCGTGTATAAACAGCcgcccgctccccaccccagaagtggctgcctcTCAGCACCAGATGAGGGATCCCTGTAAGaccagctgccctgcccaggcgtgccccaccccagagcaagtTGCAACTCAGTGGCCCAGctgagggggcactgggctggcagAACCTGGGTTCTGTCCCGGCCAGCAGCCGATCCCAGCCAGCGCGTTCAGCGCTAACGGGGAAGTGACAGTCTCCCCTCacaagccccccccacccccaccccctccacatcCTACCCCATCCTAGGGGCCGGCCCTCAGCACTCGGGGTGGGGGCGTGCTCAGAGCATGGGGGGGCACGTTCCCTTCAGCCAGGAAAGAGGCCAGACGATGGCCGTTTTGGGGTCCAGCTCAACCATCCGGCAGCAGCTGTGAGGGTCTGGGCCTAGGTTGCTGCATTTCAGATCCCTGCCCCACAGATCTACTCCCACCCcatagcccagccctgccccacagatctacccccaccccatcctgtccCCAGCTCTCCCACCCCATATCCCAGCCCCACAGATCTACCCCACTCCCCCcatatcccagccctgcccattcACCTCCACACCCCACACATTTACCCCCCACCTGTACCCAgcttcccccacacaccccaaaccccactccctgcccattCACCCCACACATCTATCCCCAGCAACCCAAGCCCcatatcccagccctgccccacagatcTACCCCCACccatcctggccccagctctcccaCCCCACATCCCATGCCCACAAATctaccccactccccccacaccccagccctgcccatttacaccccactcctgccccacacaTTTACCCCCCGCCTAtccccagcgccccccaccccatatcacagcccagccccacagatctaccccccacacaccccaacccccactctcTGCCCGTTCATCCCACACATCTAACCCCAtatcccagccccgccccacagatctacccccaccccatagcccagccctgccccacagatctacccccaccccatcctgtccccagctcccccacccccatagcccagttctgctccacagatctacccccacccccccacacacaccccgatccccactccctgccaatTCACCCCACAGTCGCCGCGGGCCGGGGCCGGACTCACCGCGGAGGGTCCCCACGCGGccaggccggggccggggccgggcccgggCCGGGCTGGGAAGCGGCGACCGAAGACGGAGCCAGCCGGGGAGGCGAGGCCGGGCCCAGCGCCCAGCTCCCCCCCTGCGCCGCCCAGCTGCAGCCGCCGCCGGGGGAAGGGAAGGCCaggccgggagagaacccaggcgtcctgccctCCACCaagagccgggagagaacccaggcgtcctacGCCCCCCACCACCGGAGCCAGacgagaacccaggcgtcctgcccccgcagccccagccccagccgcaccggagccaggagagaaccccgGCGTCCTGCCCCCACAatagccaggagagaacccaggcgtcctacGCCCCCCACCACCGGAGCCAggcgagaacccaggcgtcctgcccccgcagccccagccccagccccacacgagccaggagagaacccaggcatcttGGCCCCCAACCTTCcctcactagaccccactcttcCCTCCAACCTGGGAagagaaaagaacccaggagtcctgctccccagaaccttcccccaccctgccctaaccactagaccccactcccctccctgagcctggAGAGAGCACGGGcgccctggcccccagcccctcctgcagcagcagactcccctcccctccagacctagggagagaacccaggcgtcctgggccctctccccaccccagttccccatctcccacccccaccccaacccagggaaagaacccaggcatcctggcctccagcccctccccccagttctgaCCACCAAGCACAACCCGCCACCCTGCcctagggagagaacccaggcatcctagcccccctgccctgaccactgcaccctcccaccccagagctggggagagaacacCCCCCACCTGGCCCCAGGCATTTTGCACTTTTGTGTGCGTGTTGCACACGACTtagtgtctctcacacacaccctgctcaTCCCTCGCTCAGTGACGTCCTTCTGCCCCCGTCTGGGCTGGGCCCCCATCTGGCTGGGCCCCCGTCTGGCCCTGACACTCACTCACAGCCGCTTGTGCCAGGCCCACTAACACCTGCATCCACCTCCTTCGCACACATGGGCCTTGGGCACCCACACGCACGTGTCCTTTGCACGCTggagtgtgtctctctctcccccaccacgtCTCACActcacagccccctctccccccccacacacacacataagtcTCACAGCCGTGCGTGCCACACACTCATCCCGGGCCTGGTTGGCCCCCTCTCTGCAAAGCCCAGGGTTTGGCCCGTGTTGGATTGAGTCCGGGGGTTCCTCTGCagaatccttccccccccccccccgtaaatgCCTCCAAGTCCTCTTGGGGTAAAGCACCTGGCCTTGTCCGGGGCCTCCTTGATTATCCCACACCTCCCCCTACACAATCCCTCCCCCAGCAGGATCTTGGGGGGGAGAAAAGATAAGCACGGCCCCCCCAGCTGATTCTCACCCCCCCAAAACCAGCTCTCCTTGGAAGCAGCAGGCCAAGCTAGCAgaccctacgccccccccccccccgaatcccGGCCCTTCCAGCAGGCGTGGGGTGTGGGTCTGACATCCCCCACGGTACCATCCGGCCCGTGGAAATGTTGGGACCCCTTAACTCTCTAGCTCCAGATACCACTCATGCTGCTCTGTCTCGCACAGAAATCAGCACGGGACGGCACGCCCTGTTACATGACGTGAACGATCCCCCAGCCACTCGTGGGCCGTACCCAGGGAGGCGCCTGCCAATcgccccagccttgccccccagAAACGTGCGTCCGACACTGCTCGAGCCCCCCTTGGCCAGGGCAAGCGCCTCAAGTCGTCACTGTATCCAAGGAACTGGGAAAGGCACCAGCCGTCGTTAAGCCGGAGCCGAgattcccccaagccctgcaaTCAAAAGACACCGGTTTAGATAAAAGAATAAAACTCGTTTATTAACGAGAGACTCGAGGTGATCAAGGCCTCAAAAGGTCAGAACTGGTCACACAAAGAAAATGATCAAATCGCAGACTGCCTGAACCTCGCCACGCGGACCCCTCTGGCCGTCTAGCGCAGGGTCCTTCCAGCAGAGACCGGGGCACAGAGCTGACGAAGACGAAATTAATTGCCTCTTACTTTATACCCGCCTCTCCCCTCCTCACTGACCCCCTCATGGGGATAGACAAAGCAGGCGCCTGGGCAGGTGCGATTCGAAGCAGCTCTCCGGTGAATTGCGTCCGTGACACTCCAGGCCTTTGTTATTCCCCAGCCTCACGCCGTGTGGGAGTAACACACCTACGGCAACACCCCGGCCGTCCTTAGCCAGCGCTCGCCCTGGCCCGTTAACCGGAGAAGGATGCTCGGCAGCTGGCGGGGTGGCAGACGATACGTTCTGGACGCAGCATGCCTCGGGAGGTGCCATACCCCGAGCAAAGTGGGGGGCTCCAGGGGGCTACGTGGAGGTACAGTGTATCCCAGCAGGGCAGCGAATGCACCCCCAACCTTCGCCTCAGCCCTGGGCGCCCGCTGCAGCTGCGAGGCAGCGGTGCGCTCGCCTTTGGCCAGGGCCCCCAGGGGAGCAAGGGGGGCGGTTTCCCCAGCCGAGGGAAATGCCGGTCCGTTTCAATGCCCCAGGTGCCAGTATGGCTATGCaaggtcctgcccccacctcaaagCCCCTTTGTCCCCAAATGCCCCCTAACCCTCCCCAAGAAGGGCtccgccccgctcccctccccatgCAGGGTCCGATCTCCCGCTCACACTTCCAACGGCGAAAGGGCTGGTGAGTCCCGGCCCTGGCCACGCAGAGAGCGGGGAACCCAGCCTGCCTCCCCGGCCCTTCGACTGCAGCTTCGAGCCCAGCCCCTGCAGGGGACAGGGCAGAGTTTGGGGCACAAGGGGATGGGAAATCTAGGGATACACAAGCCCTTTCTTCCCTGGAGTacctgcccccccactcctcccgggGTGccttcccgccccagccctctgaCTGGGCGCACTGCACCCGCCGCCCGCTCCAGGGAGAGTAGACCCGGCTGGCTCAGCACCCCGGcaaaggagggggctgggcagcggATGCCGGACCCTCCGCTCGCAGCCTGAGGGAGGCGCTGATGCCAGCAGGGCCGGGGGAGATCCCTGGCAGGGCCAGGGCCGAGCGCGGGTCGGGGGAGAGACGCCCGGGTTTTAGGACGAGACCCTTTTATTGAGGACGGAGAGGGGGCTCTGGTACAGCCTGGTATGTCCAGGGGGCAAAACAAACAGCAGTAAGAATAAAAACACCCCagtgtctgggggggggcgggacccCAGAGGTCCTTGACCAAGCACAGGGATGCCAGGCAGAGCCTGAGTCCTCCCCATCATGCCCACATCCTCCTGGTGGCCGCAGGCTGGAGTGACGGTCCCCCAGGGGGGTGGGTGGATCTGGCCCAGGTGGCGGGGGGGACAAGGGACTGCGCCCCACTCAGTCGCTGTCGCTCCCCTCCTCGCTCGAGTCCGAGGCAGCCTCGCTGCCGCTCCCGCTgcgctcttcctcctcctcctcctcggcgTTGGAGCCCTCGCTGCCGCTGAGGAAGGGGCGCCGGCCACCCCCATCGCTGCCGCTCTCCTCCTCCCCGGGGCTGCGCCGCCCGCCGCCCCCCTCGCCCTCCGAGTCCTCGTCGTCGCTGCCGAAGATCTCCTCCTTGTCGCGGGCCGCCCGCTCGTCCTCCTCGCTGGCCTCCGGCGAGCCCTCGCTGGCACTGTGCCCGCTGGCCTCCCGCTCGCTCTCGCTGCCCGAGcgtccttcttcctcctcctcttcctcctcctcctcgctggcCTCCGGCTCGCTCTCGCTGCCCTTCTCCGGCTCCTCGTCTGCGGGGAGAGCCACAGAGtcagaggggcagggccgggcccccccagcagggagggggcagtcGAGGCAGGGTGATGGCGTGGAGGGGGGCGACggaagggaggggagaatcaccccctggagtgggggaggggtgatggCAGAAAGGGGACCATCCCCCCAAGGGAGATGGAGGGCTGATGGAAGAGAGGGAACTGCCCCCccatgggagggggaagggaagagagaagcgatggctgctcacctcctattcttgggggggcgggggggggcacaggaGCCATCCTCGGGGGTGGGGAATAGGACCAGTCCAtgagggaggcagggctcagggctgccCCCTGTAGCGGGAGCCGCAGCACCATCcccgggggggtgtgtgtggggtcaGAGAGACCGAGGATGAAGTGCCACGGCAGTCCCAAGGGCAGCCACCAGAGGGAGCTGCGAGACCCGGTGCCGTcagcagtgggtgggaggaagccgatgggggaggggacaggcagAGGGGCCCCTTTTTCccatgccacccccccccccgagctgtaacccccccttccctggccgCTACCTGAGCCCTGGGCCTCCttgtccatctcctcctcctcttcctcctctggctCGTGATTCTCCAGCTGCGCCTTGCGAGCCTCCTGCCGGGGCCGGGGAGCcgggttagccacgcggtggggggcacaccccacccaccctgcccAGGCTGGGACCCCGACCAGCACCCCTCCTCAGTCAGTGAGAGTGGGTGGCATGGGGCCTTCAGGGCATGGaaccagactcctgggttctctccccagctctgggaggggagtggggtctagtggttagagcaggggggtgcTGGGAGTCGGCTCTAGTGGGTTCGtcatgggggctgggagccaggactcctgggttctactcccagatCCCAGCGTAGGGGGTGAGAACAGAAGCTACGTGGGGTCATGGATGCactgaccccccccgccccccagcacagagcaaCCCTCGCCATACCTGAGCCTCCAGTTCCTTCTCGTTCATGTCCCGGTGCTTCACCACCAACATGGCGTTGGTGCCCGACGGCGCGCCCGCCTTGGCCCTGCGCTTGCTGAGCCGCACCCTGTGGGGGAGAGAACGAAGGGCGAtgtcaggccccgccccctcttcCCAGGCCACAGCTCTACCCGCTCCATGAGCCCCCTAAAGGCACATCCTGGAGCTGGGGATCCCCCTGGCCCAGCTGccgggggggtcagggctcccTGGGATGGCCCCAGCCGGGCTCCGTGCGGTTCTTGGCCCCCCACGGCTCTGAGCAGGAGGCCGCTCCGGGTCAGGAACCAGGTAGCTCCAGCCTCAGTTTACCCTCGGCCGGTCAATTCCCATCGGTTCAAGTGCCGACGGGCAGCGGCCACGAACTCCACCCTCTCTTTGCCCTCCCAGACCTGGCCTTGGAGCCGAGATCTGAGCCGGGCCATGGGCACTGGCCCTGACCCACCCCGCGCCCCGGCTGGGGCAGGCCCCGGGCTTCCCCCCGCCTCACCGGGTCTCCAGCTCGTTGTAGTAGACGCCGTCACCCTCGCGGAAGATGAAGAAGTAATTCTCCTCGTAGCCCTTGCTGGCTTTGTTCTTCACGTTCCAGTTGTACTCCCGGGCGATCTTGTAGTCGTAcctgggcaggggaagagagggtCAGCACCCCCACAGCTTTGCTGTCCCCCCTCCTGAGCTCAAAGCTgacccccccagcctccctccattccccagcacagctcccccacttccccagaccccacctctccccccgtTCCCAAGCACAGCCCCCTTCCCCAgaccccccacttccccagccccccaccccacctctcccccattCCTCAACACAacatcccctcccttcccccccactctcccattccaaagcacagcccccccccctcccctgcactaccccaccttttccccaggccccccacacaactccccttctcccagccccccacctccccagccacgTACACATCTTCGGGTGCATagtccatctcctcctcctggtcCCGCTTGCGTTTCCGCAGGGTGTCCTCCACGGGCAGGAAATAGGCCACAAACTGGTTCCCCTCTTCGTCCATCATCCCCCTGAGACGGCCGGGAAAGGGTTAACGAGGAACACTCTCCCCAGCTCCCCACGGCGCTCCCCTCCGCCCCATGGAGcacagccctgactgccagggagagcaccccctactgccccctgcagcacagcgccccctagcgccgccctggggccagccctgactatGGGAGAGAGCACATAGGGGCCTCCCATCCAAACAGCAGCCTGCCCCCCCTTTAGCTAGGGATCCCCTCCCACGGCCCTACAGCAGCAGTCCATGAGGGctgagcccggggggggggggggggcgaggagccTCCTTCCAGGGCAGGACACCCCCCGCCTTGCTAGAACGCTTGGTGGTGCGGCTCTCCGTGATGGGAGGGGGTTAGCACAGGAACCCAGCGCCGAGCAAGGACAGGGGACGCCCGGCTCTTGGGGCCCACGGGAAGGGCTCTGGCTAGCGGAGTGGGGATATCAGGCCAGGCAGAGGCAGGgtgaacccccaccccacccaagaCTGAGGGGTGCGGCGTTACCTGATCATCGCCTGAGACATCATCTCGAGGGCCGCGGCCCCACTGGTGTCCTTGGGGGCTGGGTCCGAGTCGAAGATGACCTGGGCGCAGGGGTTGATCCACATCTAGGGGGGAAGGAGTCGGTTAGCGGGATGATCCCTGCCCCCAACaccacaccgcccccccccccaacacccccactCCACTTCCTGGCATGGCACTACACCCATGGCCCTTCCATCAGGCAGACCCTCCTCTAGGCACCAGCGACCCCGGCATTAGCCCCTGGATCTCCCTCAACATGGGGGGAGCCCCCTTCAGGCTACACTTCCATCTGCGGGAGGGGAGTCAGGgccgatggggaaactgaggcacggagaggtcACAGGACGGGCTGGGattagaagccaggtctcctgcctCCTGACCCGGCGCGCTACCCACTATGCTCACTTAGCCCCAGACCGGGAGGTGCTTCGGACCGGCCCAGCCGCTAACGGAGCCTCGAAGGTCCTTGCGTGCCACGGGCCAGTGCCCCTGGGCCTAGGGAAGCCGATGccaagtccccctcccccagccttacCTTGAAGTCTGGGAACACGGGCATCACCTCCATGGGGGTGACGCGAGGTTTGCTGTAATGCTGGGAAATCTGGGGACggaggaagcagagagacagtgaggcctcaggggaggggtAACCCTaaatcccctcctcctccctctcctcccctgccccccgctttCAACATGGGCCCTTTAAGGCTTAAAGGTACAGTACgttgtgtgggggaggagggagatatTTAAAAGGGCGACTCACTGATTTCTGGGCATCCTCGAAGGTCTTCTCGATGGCAGCGATCTGGCTGTCCCGGTCCTTGTAGATCTCCTCCTCTGTGAACTGCTGCTTGACAGACACGCCGATCCTGATTGGGGGCAGAGTTAGCAGAGTGAGGCCTGCTGGGAAAACACTGCCCCCTGGCTGGATGCAACCAGCATCGCTGAATGCGACGCTCCCCCTGACCCTCGCCGGCTGGATCGAACCGGATCCAACACCACCCGTGGCTAGGTCCACAAGCACCAGACctatgctgccccctgctggacgCAACCAGTCCTGTGCCAGGATAGGTCTCCCCCTAGTGGCTGAAAATACTGCACCCCAACACAGGGGCAGCCGAGCAGACTCTCCGACCCCCCACGCTCCTTGTGGCAGGGGGCCATGCAGCATCACAAGAGGAAGCGGAGATCCCAGAGGGAGGgtaacctccctccctcccataaaGGGgatggtccccccccccacccccgggatgCTGTCCCTGCCCAGGAGAGTCACCCCAGCTGGCTCCCGGCCCACTCACTTGACCTCCGGCTTCTCGTTGGACACGCCATAGCGGTTGAATTCGGTGGAGATGTATTCTGTCTTCCTCATCCATGGTACCACTTTGGCATGCTGCTGGGATCTAGGGCAGAGAAGGATGGGGGGCTTATAGGCcgtggggcagagggagctgctgATTGCCCCCTcctgatgtgtgtggggggggaagaaccTCGCACTGGGGGACAGGGCTCAATCGGGTGGGACCGAGCAAAGGGACCCCAAGGCCGCACAGCAGGGCGGGGAGAGCTGGCTAGCCAGGGGTTCAGGGAGGGGCTGCTCTCCACAGCCAGGGGATGCCATGTGTTTTGGGGGCCGGGCTACCTCTTCGAGCTGGTGGGAGCCTGGATTTCCTCCTCCAGCAGCTTTTCGTCGGCCGGATCCAGGAGAactggaagaggcagagcaggatgAGACAGGACCTGCGCCAGCCCCCCCTCCCAtcatgccccaccccccacctccaaagCTCCTGGGTTCGGCTCTCAGTGGGGCAGGACTGATTGGAGATGGGTGCAATGGAGATTCTTCAGTGAGCAAGATGTTTCGTGGGGGGCACTTTGAAACTAGAACCCAGGATTCGGGGTGCAAGGAGGGACCCCTGAAATGCAAAAGATGCCCCCGCCCGACGTGGGCACGCACAacaaacacacccacaccccagtCAGTGCAAGACACAAACAGTGCCCCAGGATCTGTCGGTGATGCACACGTGGGTGCCTGCCCGGCCCGGCTCTCACCATTGGGGTCGATGCGATACGTGTCAGGGTTGATGAGGTCGATGGTCACGCCCAGGTCCGGCTCAGTGAGGAGGTCGTGTTTGTGCTGTTTCTCCAGAGAGGTGGCTTTGTACTGCACAAACCTGGGGGAGGGACAGGTGAGACGCCAGCCCGGGAGAGCCCCCTGGGcagagccctctcccctcccccagcctccatccCGGGAGCGGCACTGGTGAGCCTGGGAGGGGGCCCCGATCCCAGCCCGGCTCAGCAGCTGCTCTCTCACCTGTTCTGGTCAAAGGGATATGTGATGAATTTGGGGTCGAAGGGAATATCCGGGAGACTGTTGCAGTATTTCACCCGACACACCACGCCCGATCTGGAAGCACAGGGAGAGACAtcagcactgggggtgggggtctgcccctcccccccccggattCCTGGGGTCCTTATCCCTCATCCCACCAGCCCAGCCTAGGGTGACAGGGTGAGTTTGGAGcagggcaccatggaggacagggatcccggactcctgggttccttatCCTCCGCCAGCAGCGGGGGATGGAAAGAGTGCATGCAGAGGGAGCTATGGGTGGGGGATAGTGGAAGGGGTCATGTGCCAAACACCCCGCCTGCACCGAACTGTGCTGGAATCTCCAATGCCCCACGTCAATGGCAACCTACGATCGTGCCCGGCCGCCGTGAAATGAGTTTGCTGGGACTCTGGGACTCAGACgaaggtggggagggatagctcagtggtttgagcattggcttgctaaacccaaagttgtgagttcaatccttgagggggccatttgggatctagggcaaagattggggattggtcctgctttgagcaggggtttggactagatgactttctgagGTCTCTCCCAACTGTGAGAGTCTATGATTCATTGTGTAAGGTTTAATCTTtcttggtcctactttgagcagggggttggactagatgacctcctgaggtcccttccaaccctgatattctatgattctatgattctgtccgGTTTGAGAGTGACAAGCAGCCACAGCAATCGCTCCCCCCACCAGCCTTTGCCAGCAAGtccaagggctgggcaggggagcagTGAAAACAGGACTgtttcctccccacctcccagggcACAGCGGTGGGGGAACTGTGAGCTGTGGGACGAGGAGGGGTCATACCTCTCAGGCAGGGTCCGGTGAGCGTTGGGCCTGCAAAGACAAGGAAATAAATAACAACATTAAATAATCACAACACTGTGGGCTCTTTTCGTCCAATGCCCTTTACCAAAGAGTGTCGGTAGCATTATCCCCActctgcagatggggaaactgaggcacagagtggcagaAAGAGGGTCAAcaccagggtggggtgggggaggggaggagaacctGCCTGTGGGTCTGGTCCCTGGAGGCTGCCCCAAAGTGAGAGCCCTGCCCAGACTCTCCACATAGAGTGAAACCGATTTAAAGCACTTTATCAATATTGATGCGTTGCTCCTCCCCCACAGAAGGCAAGTCAGCAGCATCAGCTCTATTggccagaaggggaaactgaggcaagaccagcagcagggccaggatcc
Encoded proteins:
- the LOC125628139 gene encoding suppressor of cytokine signaling 5 codes for the protein MSQAGEGPDQAARPKERSGEAGGRRSGRRRAKLPETPAGRDPEGAEPGRGSGRSLRQRIRDAVGQCFPIKGPGGPRAPEFSPSQRKIHLRELMLETCPFPPGSELARKWNLIKQHTAPVSAQEGLACGGAGPAEDEDDRLRERRRISIEQGVEPPPDAMIHTFEARAQINPLYKLGPKLAPGMNELAGDNRATLAPQEEEEEEVVAAPEPELRVHTQIDYIHCLVPDLLQLTRLACYWGVMDRYQAEALLEGKPEGTFLLRDSAQEDYLFSVSFRRYGRSLHARVEQWNYNFSFDVHDPGVFHAPTVSGLLERYKDPSTCMFFEPLLSRPVRRPFPFALQHLCRAVVAGCTSYDGIGRLPIPGALQEYLKEYHYKQKVRVRRLDTCWN
- the PAF1 gene encoding RNA polymerase II-associated factor 1 homolog, whose protein sequence is MAPTIQTQAQREEPGHRPNAHRTLPERSGVVCRVKYCNSLPDIPFDPKFITYPFDQNRFVQYKATSLEKQHKHDLLTEPDLGVTIDLINPDTYRIDPNVLLDPADEKLLEEEIQAPTSSKRSQQHAKVVPWMRKTEYISTEFNRYGVSNEKPEVKIGVSVKQQFTEEEIYKDRDSQIAAIEKTFEDAQKSISQHYSKPRVTPMEVMPVFPDFKMWINPCAQVIFDSDPAPKDTSGAAALEMMSQAMIRGMMDEEGNQFVAYFLPVEDTLRKRKRDQEEEMDYAPEDVYDYKIAREYNWNVKNKASKGYEENYFFIFREGDGVYYNELETRVRLSKRRAKAGAPSGTNAMLVVKHRDMNEKELEAQEARKAQLENHEPEEEEEEEMDKEAQGSDEEPEKGSESEPEASEEEEEEEEEEGRSGSESEREASGHSASEGSPEASEEDERAARDKEEIFGSDDEDSEGEGGGGRRSPGEEESGSDGGGRRPFLSGSEGSNAEEEEEEERSGSGSEAASDSSEEGSDSD